TTGACTATATCCAGCAGACGGTCGAAGATCATGCCGAACAGCATGCCGGAAGCTATGACATCGTCACCTGTATGGAGATGCTCGAGCATGTGCCGGACCCGCGTTCGGTGGTGCAGGCGTGCGCAAAGCTGGTGAAGCCGGGCGGCGAGGTGTTCTTCTCCACCATTAACCGCAACGCCAAAGCCTGGCTGATGGCGGTGATCGGCGCGGAATATGTGCTGCGCATGGTGCCGCGCGGCACCCATGACGCGAAGAAATTCATCCGTCCGGCGGAACTGTTGAACTGGGTGGACGAAACGCCGCTGCGCGAGAAGCATATTATCGGCCTGCACTACAACCCGCTGCGCGACACCTTCCGCCTCGCGCCGGGCGTGGACGTCAACTACATGCTGCATACCCATCACGGCGACTAAGCGTCGGCCGGCTTTCTGTTAACAGGCGACCGCCAGGTCGCCTTTTTTATATGCACCCTAGCGCGCCAGCCAGCCGCCGTCCACCGCCAGCGTATAGCCGCTGATATAATCGGCGGCGGCGGAGGCGAGAAACACCACCGGCCCCTTCAGATCCTGCGGCATCCCCCAGCGCCCGGCGGGAATACGATCGAGGATCGCGGCGCTACGCGCGCTGTCTTCGCGCAGCTGCTGCGTATTGTTGGTTGCCATATAGCCGGGCGCGATAGCGTTGACATTGATCTTATGCGCCGCCCACTCGTTGGCCATCAGGCGCGTCAGCCCCATTACCGCGCTTTTCGAGGCGGTATAGGAAGGCACGCGGATGCCGCCCTGGAAGGAGAGCATCGAGGCGATATTGATAATCTTGCCGCCGCCGCCCTGGCTAATGAACTGACGCGCCGCCGCCTGCGCCATAAAAAACACCGTCTTGC
This DNA window, taken from Mixta gaviniae, encodes the following:
- the kduD gene encoding 2-dehydro-3-deoxy-D-gluconate 5-dehydrogenase KduD; translated protein: MILNSFSLQGKVAMVTGCDTGLGQGMAIGLAEAGCDIVGVNVVEPLETAGKVEAAGRRFLSLKADLSRQEGIPALIAAAVAEFGHLDILVNNAGIIRRQDAIAFSEQNWDDVMNINSKTVFFMAQAAARQFISQGGGGKIINIASMLSFQGGIRVPSYTASKSAVMGLTRLMANEWAAHKINVNAIAPGYMATNNTQQLREDSARSAAILDRIPAGRWGMPQDLKGPVVFLASAAADYISGYTLAVDGGWLAR
- the ubiG gene encoding bifunctional 2-polyprenyl-6-hydroxyphenol methylase/3-demethylubiquinol 3-O-methyltransferase UbiG, which translates into the protein MSVSARASNVDHDEIAKFEAVASRWWDMEGEFKPLHRINPLRLGYIAQHNGGLFGKKVLDVGCGGGILAESMAREGAQVTGLDMGAEPLEVARLHALESGVNVDYIQQTVEDHAEQHAGSYDIVTCMEMLEHVPDPRSVVQACAKLVKPGGEVFFSTINRNAKAWLMAVIGAEYVLRMVPRGTHDAKKFIRPAELLNWVDETPLREKHIIGLHYNPLRDTFRLAPGVDVNYMLHTHHGD